The following nucleotide sequence is from Trifolium pratense cultivar HEN17-A07 linkage group LG2, ARS_RC_1.1, whole genome shotgun sequence.
CATGTTGCcgttgatgaggaggaaggcTATGAGAGTGCGGGAGCACTCATAGTCACCAGTTGACACTCATAGCTTGTtaatcagcctggagaggcggtggtaataatactcaacatcagcctggagaggcggtggtaataatactcaacatcagcctggagaggcggtggtaataatactcaggATTACGTtcgaaacaacaactttattactGTGAGAATGTGGATGTGCTAGTGTGGTGAAGTTGGGAATCAATGGAGTTgaagtcatggactttggatgctccgatcacatgtgttttgaggaaggagtactttgaagccctagagctagttgaaggtggagtttgtTCATCTTGGCGACGGGAAAGCttataaggttcaaggtatggttgAATTTCTTTCACACAATGCGAGGTATTATTCTTGAGCTTTGTTACTAGTTGTGATTCTCATGGTGTGGATAAGTTGTGAAACTTCGGTTGGTTGTTAGTGACATTGGTTGGTTTTAGTTGTACTAGTGAAATGAAGTTTACTAGGTGGTGGAACTAAACCGGgaagtgttggagactaacaatgacTTGATGTGTGTTTCGGAGTAGTTGAAAAGTTTTACGTTACAAGGTGGAAGACATGGTGGATATACCGGTTCAaggctttggtggaggaatctcggtttgaggtggaggtacaccaaagtggtatggctatgaagaccttgtgtggaagcaacggtgatcaagcttggtaacttgctagactgctggaggtagttggacacaaggagagtttgaggttgcagcttgtgaaaccacctaaaaattccaaggttggttggaggcaagcatatcttcaagagtacggaaagctacaatccggggtttgaagagggtatggTTTAGCTTGTGTAttgtcctaaaaatccaagggcaattggaggcaagcatttttcgggagtacggagaggtagactccgggggccgaagagggtatggtgtaaacaagtggagagagcagcacggtggttgatgggaagttgacatcaccatcgttttaaaggcaaggtggagattgttgcaaatttgccttgaaaacgtgaaaaaacaacactagtctgctgttttccgccccgggcggaaaaacctgtgtttcaggcggaaatttgAAGCAGAATAAGGGGAGCTCTCTGTTttgccgccccaggcggaaatcttggtgtttcaggcggaagtttccgcctcaggcgaaaaAAGCTGTGTTTCGGGCGGAAATCActgcagggtatttaaagggtcacgttttctgttttttcagaggaagttttgagggtttctttcaccaaaacggcggctagggttaagagggttactcttggttcatctctaggttttgggtgttgattctttcatcttgtaatcactcatcattgaaatctcttggtcacgggaagagatttgggaaaagggtagaattaggattgaagtctaattcttgcaactcttttgtattgaatcgTTGTAATCAAgattttcattgatagtggaacggagagtggctctctcccccagagtaggtcggttttgactgaactgggtaaacaattgcttcgtgttcttacagttttattacttatcttttgttcgtgattattattgctatttccacgttttgattgcttattcgatttgctccacacatcaagtttattggtgtgattattttaagacgaattcacaacaaccACCTCTTACATCCGACATGTGTTGGAAAAAGGAAAGGCTATTACAATGAAGAATAGACGGTTAAAGCTTTACACAAACAATCCAAGCAATGATTGGATGAGGTATAGAAGCACAAAATGGAGTCACACAACTTTTGAGCACCCTGCAAGTATTGAAACACTTGCCATGgaaacaaagaagaaagaagagatCATAAATGATCTTCTTAAGTTCAAAAAAGGGAAAGAGTATTATGCTAAAGTTGGAAAGGCATGGAAGCGTGGTTATCTACTTTTTGGTCCACCTGGAACAGGAAAATCAACCATGATATCTGCTATTGCTAATTTCATGAACTACGATGTGTATGATCTTGAATTAACAATTGTTAAGGATAACAATGAGTTGAAAAGGCTTTTGATTGAGACATCAAGCAAATCAATTATAGTAATTGAAGATATAGATTGTTCTCTCGATCTCACTGGccaaaggaagaagaaaagtGAGATAGATAATGATGAGAATGAGGAAGACAAGAATCCTATAATTAAACgtaaagaagaagagaaaaaggaaAGTAAGGTAACTCTCTCTGGTTTGTTGAATTTTATTGATGGAATTTGGTCGGCATGTGGCGGGGAGAGGATCATAATTTTCACAACTAACTTTGTGGACAAACTTGACCCAGCTCTCATTAGGAGGGGAAGGATGGATAAACACATAGAGATGTCCTATTGTGGCTATGAAGCTTTCAAGGTGCTTGCAAAGAACTACTTAGATGTAGAGTCTCACGATGATTTGTTTCCGATTATTGAAAAGTTGTTGGGAGAGACTAATATGACACCTGCGGATGTTGCTGAGAATTTGATGCCGAAGTCAATCACTGAAGATTTTGAGACTTGCTTGAAGAATTTGATACAATCTCTTGAGATTGCAAAGAAAATTGCAGAggaggaagaaaagaaaaaaattgaggacGAGGAAGCAAAACTAAACACAAAAAAACAGGAATTTGTTCAAGAGGAAGAAAATTTGAAGACTATTGAAAATTCTAAGGAAAATGTTAAGGAGAATGGTTTCAGCCATTAACTTGGACTGTGTAATATTAATAAtgttttgaaactttttaataAAACCATATGAATTATGTATTATGTTGTTCATATTTGTACTCTTGCACATTTTTGGGGCACATCACATAGTTGAGAGGATCATGATGGCCTACAGTTAAGTTTTCATGCAGATTCACACGATAATctcaatcattaattaaaattgaacaACTAAGAGTTATGACTGTGTGACGCGGTTCCAGCAAGAAATATCCTATATGTGATGTAAGTTTCAATGGGAGTAGTAGAAAGATTGTCATAGAGCTTGGAGTGGGGCCCACATGGCGATACATACACCATGGGTCTTAAATACATATGATCGTCATCTTATTCTTTTGTTCAGTCCCTATATAGTTTTGCTTTTGCtcactcttctttttcttctattttgtaACCGAAATaaagcaagaaaaaaaatccacaccatggcataaaaatattatttatttcaatttaattaagAAGTGGGGTGCGTAACCCAAGTCCTTTGAATTAAGGGCGAAAGAAGTTAAGGAGTAAAAGGTTTTGTAATGGCAAAAAGGTCTTTCTCTTTATTATTCACACACCACATACTTATATAGGCATAGCACCTCATACAAGGAATGACCCTAAGTACACATACAATGAAAATGGGCTTTACACAATAAAAAGCCCAAACACACACAACATACCCTCCCCTAATTGTACAACCATacaattattaaaacaaaataagcaTAACATGACTAATGTGTTTGGGCATTTTAACATctacaatttcttcttttgtaaGATTTCTCAAGAAGTGAAATCTCACATCTATATGTTTGCACTTACCATGCATTATGGGATTCTTTTAGAGTTTGATAGATGAGCTATTATCACAGTAGATCATAGTTGTCTTGCCTTATCCAATCTTCAAGTAATTCAATACATTTCTTAACCAAATGCACTGACAAGCACATAGTGAAGCAGTCACATACTCAGCTTAAGTTGTTGACAAAGTTACAATTGGTTGTTTCTTTGAAGATCATGATATAGCACCTATTTCAAGCATAGAAACATATCAATATGTGCTCTTCTTATCATCCAAATCTCCTGCATAACCTGGATCTGACCAACCAACTAGTTTTATTTCATATGTAGTGTGTTTATACATGATTCCATCAGCAATAGTTCCTTTCAAATACC
It contains:
- the LOC123906456 gene encoding AAA-ATPase ASD, mitochondrial-like, whose translation is MGIGEIWSNLGSIMASIMFVYTMYEKFFPPQIRRYVGKYTHKFTYLMYPYIKINFYELSGERLQRNETYTVIQTYLSANSSQRAKRLKAEVVKDSQNPLVLSMENNQEITDEFNGVKVWWFANHTPARTQSFSVYSTSDEKRFLTLTFHKRDRDLVTTSYIRHVLEKGKAITMKNRRLKLYTNNPSNDWMRYRSTKWSHTTFEHPASIETLAMETKKKEEIINDLLKFKKGKEYYAKVGKAWKRGYLLFGPPGTGKSTMISAIANFMNYDVYDLELTIVKDNNELKRLLIETSSKSIIVIEDIDCSLDLTGQRKKKSEIDNDENEEDKNPIIKRKEEEKKESKVTLSGLLNFIDGIWSACGGERIIIFTTNFVDKLDPALIRRGRMDKHIEMSYCGYEAFKVLAKNYLDVESHDDLFPIIEKLLGETNMTPADVAENLMPKSITEDFETCLKNLIQSLEIAKKIAEEEEKKKIEDEEAKLNTKKQEFVQEEENLKTIENSKENVKENGFSH